One region of Yersinia bercovieri ATCC 43970 genomic DNA includes:
- a CDS encoding fimbrial biogenesis chaperone, with protein sequence MTLTAHKIIACSLLLLSGVPLWTKASVVMTGTRIIYPEGTREKVLQLSNKDDYPNLVQLWMDDGNNQSSPSKSDVPFTLTPQIFRMEPQSGQVIRLAYIERNLPKDRESVFYLNFLQIPALKADNQSENKLVLIVNNRLKVFYRPAALKENVDTLGEKIQVTLDSVAGDKIKIHNPTGYYISLRDAKLVSDGKTISFATSEMFAPNSTTDLAFPAGVKGKKGELLTLNVVNDYGTNIPCNYHL encoded by the coding sequence ATGACACTGACTGCCCACAAAATTATCGCCTGCTCGTTGTTGCTGCTCAGCGGCGTACCCTTATGGACAAAAGCCAGTGTTGTCATGACAGGGACTCGTATTATTTATCCTGAAGGCACGCGGGAGAAAGTATTACAACTCAGCAATAAAGATGACTACCCTAACCTGGTCCAACTCTGGATGGATGATGGTAATAATCAGTCCTCGCCATCAAAAAGTGATGTTCCTTTTACATTGACACCACAGATATTTCGCATGGAGCCTCAAAGCGGACAAGTGATACGGCTGGCATATATTGAGCGTAATTTACCCAAAGATCGTGAATCAGTGTTCTATCTTAATTTTTTGCAGATCCCGGCATTAAAAGCAGATAACCAGTCGGAGAATAAGCTGGTTTTGATCGTGAATAATCGACTGAAAGTCTTTTACCGCCCTGCCGCGCTAAAAGAAAATGTCGATACCTTAGGTGAAAAAATCCAAGTCACGCTGGATAGCGTTGCCGGTGATAAAATCAAGATACATAACCCAACGGGTTATTATATCAGCCTACGTGATGCCAAACTGGTCAGCGATGGGAAAACCATTTCGTTTGCTACGAGCGAAATGTTTGCTCCCAATTCAACCACTGATTTAGCCTTCCCCGCCGGGGTTAAGGGCAAAAAGGGTGAATTGTTGACGCTAAACGTGGTTAACGATTATGGCACCAACATCCCCTGTAATTATCATCTGTAA
- a CDS encoding fimbrial protein: MGKTLMALMLLTLPGIALAATSNNTIKFQGEVAEQTCMVDINGTANTPVVLLPTVSTSNLNQVNSVAGKTNFTINLTGCNIAIQDTKISSVFQGMNVTSAGNLGNVGTAQNVAIQLLDTHGAPIRMSGGSVEVPGITLVAGATSASQDLAAQYITEEGRATAGSVIASAQYAITYP; the protein is encoded by the coding sequence ATGGGAAAAACTCTAATGGCGTTGATGCTACTTACCCTACCGGGTATAGCGTTAGCCGCTACCTCAAATAACACAATTAAGTTTCAGGGCGAAGTGGCCGAACAGACTTGCATGGTTGATATTAATGGCACAGCTAACACCCCGGTTGTTTTGTTACCCACAGTCTCAACTAGCAATCTGAATCAAGTTAATTCTGTTGCGGGTAAAACCAATTTCACGATTAACCTCACCGGCTGCAACATTGCCATTCAAGACACCAAAATCAGCTCAGTTTTTCAGGGAATGAATGTCACGAGCGCAGGTAACTTGGGTAATGTCGGCACAGCACAAAATGTTGCAATTCAGCTACTTGATACTCATGGCGCACCGATTCGCATGTCTGGCGGTAGCGTTGAAGTCCCCGGTATCACGCTAGTCGCTGGCGCAACATCCGCATCACAAGATCTGGCTGCACAATATATTACCGAAGAGGGTCGTGCGACGGCTGGGAGTGTCATTGCATCTGCCCAATATGCGATCACTTACCCCTGA
- a CDS encoding ATP-binding protein has product MLLSGQLHAAVMTGRQGCDTGQPLSIHSIANSYSEDLLLTPSTDTRQSSRRTVKVGVVIDANTPFVVNRDDNAIEGIVADYLQIISDASQLSFQMIGYCDYGLVLNALENGQIDLMAGTPMPAQPGLIASHAFFTNRHVEVRSKKWDPTKRTHPETVAIVNNEPLSPEFLFNYHADKIVAYPNQLQGLLAVAYGNADVFVSNATSANYLIDQLQLLTLQIRNFAPYHPAPYTFLARESNQKLIDYINQILELLPTRATGDIQQRWFGSKHHYNIDAKLLLTEQEVSWIQQHPVVSYVAPLDLAPLIFRDRQTGEMAGFSIDLIDIISRRTGLKFEPVFTKDSGEGVRDFIAGKIDMLPIVAVRNGMYGHNLYSSPVAQSLWGILTREDRIDINNVADLAGKRVGVQAGSASSGIIGNPLLAQKITFVQAPDTMTLVRWLQQGKVDAVLKNMMTANYLSAQNFSPNIKTVAVAGEEPLMMAFGISPRLPELKAIIDKVIESIPPEELDNLISDWSTFKPNPASFDNNSLDNELLMLALKISSGLLLVFGLYLCYLVFNKRRQAMLLHTRLLQQESIINALPFAVFIRAKNGDLAVYNSHFAAAHQDKLNDMLNQKSESAHWPMTSQLDREIDKYCRFVLLDRKPQMVDLSLEINEELRDIFLWIIPLDNAERSLLGGWLDISQRKTVERELEAARVEAESANRTKSTFLATISHELRTPMYAIMGLLELEIRSEQPVEKDTLVTVSKTAQSLMLLLDDIIDSAKIEAGQLSVHPAVVDFRQEMERMFTIYQPIADERGLRFSGWLDEQIPALLMVDMLRVRQVMGNLLGNALKFTEQGGVSVDVTWEPTDGQHGVMNIDITDTGIGISSAAQATLFQPFSQANEGKSPRFGGSGLGLWICHQLIHKMGGQIILESKLGKGTSLFITLPLEIATEDDIPQDTTVLYADEKQLNHLKNLRVLVVDDLPANRQLLQQQLAFIGIEQVMSAENGAEAWQILQHYSFDIVITDYSMPLMNGYELAAHIRSSPTIKEMIIIGCTADAREESTARCSNAGMNDCMIKPVTIDTLRTVLLRQEIIGDISADRHHSASDNPVSPKNSETAKLPPSPVTAAQDKLRSLSGGSAEVELQLLQSLLESHSQDSEALTQRYHQLAADSNAISDDIYTEMASLVHRIKGGVQLIDAQALVDSCIKFESLLHTHDKPAIITHGVEYLALLTETNQLLIELLASYSKIGSSDAVNRQ; this is encoded by the coding sequence CTGTTACTTAGCGGGCAGCTTCATGCCGCCGTGATGACCGGCCGTCAGGGGTGTGACACCGGGCAACCCCTGTCGATACACAGCATCGCCAATAGTTACAGCGAAGATTTATTACTGACGCCCTCCACCGACACACGCCAATCGAGTCGACGCACGGTGAAAGTGGGCGTGGTGATTGATGCCAACACCCCATTTGTGGTTAATCGCGATGATAATGCCATTGAAGGTATTGTCGCCGATTACCTGCAAATCATCAGTGATGCCAGTCAGTTATCCTTCCAGATGATTGGCTATTGCGACTACGGATTAGTGTTAAATGCGCTGGAAAATGGTCAGATTGATTTAATGGCCGGAACCCCGATGCCCGCTCAGCCGGGGTTGATCGCCTCCCATGCATTCTTTACTAATCGGCATGTTGAAGTCCGCAGCAAAAAGTGGGACCCAACCAAACGTACCCACCCGGAAACAGTGGCTATCGTCAATAATGAGCCGCTCTCGCCAGAGTTTTTATTTAATTATCATGCCGATAAAATCGTCGCCTACCCTAACCAGTTACAAGGGTTGCTGGCGGTTGCCTATGGTAATGCTGATGTATTTGTCTCTAATGCCACCTCTGCCAACTATTTGATTGACCAATTGCAGTTGCTGACGTTGCAAATTCGCAACTTTGCCCCTTACCACCCGGCCCCCTATACATTTCTGGCGCGGGAAAGTAATCAAAAACTCATTGATTACATTAATCAGATTCTAGAACTGCTACCCACCCGGGCGACCGGTGATATTCAGCAGCGTTGGTTTGGTAGCAAACATCATTACAATATTGATGCTAAGTTGCTTTTGACCGAACAAGAAGTTAGCTGGATTCAGCAACACCCGGTGGTGAGTTATGTCGCCCCACTTGATTTGGCCCCCCTGATTTTCCGTGATCGTCAGACCGGCGAAATGGCCGGTTTCTCCATTGACCTCATTGATATTATTTCACGTCGGACCGGACTTAAATTTGAACCGGTTTTCACCAAAGATAGCGGTGAAGGGGTACGTGATTTTATCGCCGGTAAAATCGATATGCTGCCGATTGTGGCGGTACGTAACGGCATGTATGGGCACAATCTTTACTCCTCGCCTGTTGCCCAATCCCTATGGGGTATTTTGACCCGTGAAGATCGCATTGATATCAATAATGTGGCCGATCTGGCAGGAAAACGGGTAGGCGTACAGGCGGGTAGTGCTTCCAGTGGGATTATTGGTAATCCCCTATTAGCCCAGAAGATTACCTTTGTTCAAGCCCCCGATACCATGACGCTGGTGCGGTGGTTGCAGCAGGGTAAAGTTGATGCAGTCCTCAAAAATATGATGACGGCCAACTACTTATCAGCGCAGAATTTTAGTCCCAATATTAAAACCGTGGCTGTCGCCGGTGAAGAGCCATTGATGATGGCATTTGGCATCAGCCCGAGGCTACCTGAATTAAAAGCCATCATTGATAAAGTGATTGAATCTATTCCGCCGGAAGAGCTAGATAATCTGATCAGTGATTGGAGCACATTTAAACCTAACCCTGCGAGTTTCGATAACAACTCATTAGATAATGAATTACTGATGCTCGCGCTGAAAATAAGCTCAGGGCTATTATTGGTCTTCGGCTTATATCTTTGCTATCTCGTATTTAACAAGCGCCGTCAGGCCATGTTGTTACATACCCGCTTACTGCAACAAGAGTCCATTATTAATGCCCTACCCTTCGCCGTATTTATCCGTGCTAAGAATGGGGATCTTGCGGTTTATAACAGCCACTTTGCTGCCGCACACCAGGATAAACTGAACGATATGCTCAATCAAAAGAGCGAGTCTGCCCACTGGCCAATGACCAGTCAGCTCGATCGTGAGATAGATAAATATTGTCGATTCGTCTTGCTGGATAGAAAACCACAAATGGTGGATTTGTCCCTTGAGATTAACGAAGAGCTGCGGGATATCTTCCTGTGGATTATTCCGCTGGATAATGCTGAGCGCAGTTTACTGGGCGGCTGGCTGGATATCAGCCAACGGAAAACGGTCGAGCGTGAATTGGAAGCGGCCCGTGTCGAAGCCGAAAGCGCCAACCGCACCAAAAGTACTTTCCTTGCCACTATCAGTCATGAACTGCGCACCCCCATGTACGCCATTATGGGTTTGCTAGAGCTGGAAATTCGCAGTGAGCAGCCGGTCGAAAAAGATACCTTAGTCACCGTATCCAAAACAGCGCAGTCCCTGATGCTACTGCTGGATGACATTATCGACTCCGCCAAGATTGAGGCCGGTCAACTGAGTGTTCACCCGGCGGTGGTTGATTTCCGCCAGGAGATGGAGCGGATGTTCACTATCTATCAACCGATCGCCGATGAGCGCGGACTACGATTCTCTGGCTGGCTGGATGAGCAGATCCCGGCGTTGCTGATGGTCGATATGCTGCGAGTGCGGCAAGTCATGGGCAATCTGTTGGGCAATGCGCTGAAATTTACCGAGCAAGGTGGTGTCTCGGTGGATGTCACTTGGGAGCCGACGGATGGGCAACATGGCGTAATGAATATCGATATTACCGATACCGGCATTGGCATCTCGTCGGCCGCGCAGGCCACACTGTTCCAGCCATTTAGTCAGGCTAATGAAGGTAAATCACCGCGCTTTGGTGGTTCGGGATTGGGGCTTTGGATCTGTCATCAGTTGATTCATAAGATGGGCGGGCAAATCATCCTGGAGAGCAAACTGGGTAAAGGCACCAGCCTATTTATTACCTTGCCGCTGGAGATAGCCACTGAGGATGATATACCGCAAGATACGACTGTTTTGTATGCTGATGAAAAGCAACTGAATCATTTAAAAAACCTACGTGTTTTAGTGGTGGATGATTTACCGGCTAACCGTCAGTTACTGCAACAGCAGCTAGCTTTTATCGGAATTGAGCAGGTGATGAGCGCAGAAAATGGCGCGGAGGCCTGGCAGATATTGCAGCATTATAGTTTTGACATAGTCATCACCGATTACAGTATGCCATTGATGAATGGCTACGAACTGGCCGCCCATATCCGTAGTAGCCCAACAATAAAAGAGATGATCATTATTGGCTGTACCGCAGATGCGCGGGAAGAGAGCACGGCCCGCTGTTCTAATGCAGGGATGAATGATTGCATGATCAAACCGGTGACCATCGACACCTTGCGCACCGTGCTCCTTCGCCAAGAGATTATTGGTGATATAAGCGCGGACCGTCATCACAGCGCAAGTGACAATCCCGTTAGCCCAAAAAATAGTGAAACAGCTAAATTACCGCCATCCCCAGTGACGGCGGCGCAAGATAAATTAAGGTCGCTCTCTGGAGGCAGTGCTGAGGTGGAGTTGCAGTTATTGCAATCACTACTGGAAAGTCATTCGCAGGATAGCGAGGCGTTGACACAGCGATATCACCAGTTGGCGGCGGATAGCAACGCAATTTCCGATGATATTTACACAGAGATGGCAAGTCTGGTGCACCGGATTAAAGGCGGTGTACAGCTAATTGATGCACAAGCACTGGTAGATAGCTGTATTAAGTTCGAGTCGCTGCTGCATACGCATGATAAGCCGGCAATTATCACGCACGGAGTCGAATATCTGGCACTGCTAACCGAGACTAACCAATTATTAATTGAGCTACTGGCTTCATACTCCAAAATAGGTAGTAGTGATGCAGTAAATAGGCAGTAG
- a CDS encoding response regulator transcription factor — translation MTKSVMIVDDHPAIRVAIRALLSQSNEFSTIYESVDGSEALEILKNSPVDLVIIDIELPNFDGFSLLKKLQQRGFTGKSLFLSAKNEQVFAVRALQAGANGFISKNKDISEILFAAQNVLRGYSFFPSEALTQLAGQPSSHDPVNRARLLSEREINVLRYLVNGLSNKQIADEMFISNKTVSTYKTRILTKLGLSSVIELADYAHTHNLV, via the coding sequence ATGACAAAATCAGTGATGATAGTTGATGACCATCCGGCTATACGTGTCGCCATTCGGGCATTACTATCACAAAGCAATGAATTTTCAACAATTTATGAATCTGTCGATGGTAGCGAAGCACTAGAAATATTAAAAAACAGTCCTGTTGATTTAGTTATCATTGATATTGAATTACCTAATTTCGATGGTTTTTCGTTGCTAAAAAAACTGCAACAACGTGGATTTACCGGTAAATCATTATTCTTGTCCGCCAAAAATGAGCAAGTCTTTGCGGTACGGGCATTACAGGCTGGTGCCAACGGATTCATCAGCAAAAATAAAGATATTAGCGAAATTCTGTTTGCGGCACAGAACGTATTACGTGGGTATTCATTCTTCCCATCTGAAGCTTTGACCCAATTAGCCGGGCAACCTTCGAGCCATGATCCTGTCAATCGGGCGCGTTTGTTATCTGAGCGAGAAATTAATGTTTTACGTTATCTGGTGAATGGCTTGTCTAATAAGCAAATCGCCGACGAAATGTTTATCAGCAACAAAACTGTCAGTACCTATAAAACCCGTATCCTGACCAAATTAGGGTTAAGTTCTGTAATTGAACTGGCAGATTATGCGCATACCCATAATTTGGTGTAG
- the fbpC gene encoding ferric ABC transporter ATP-binding protein — MSNTDTAFDKKHFVELKHVTKRFGSNTVIDDLNLAIPKGEMVTLLGPSGCGKTTVLRLVAGLEKPSGGQIFIDGEDVTDRSIQQRDICMVFQSYALFPHMSLGENIGYGLKMLGRPKDEIRERVQEALALVDLEGFADRFVDQISGGQQQRVALARALILKPKVLLFDEPLSNLDANLRRSMRDKIRELQQQFNITSLYVTHDQSEAFAVSDTVLVMNKGKIMQIGAPQTLYRQPASHFMASFMGDANVFPARINSDSVEILGYHIPRPLGFAAEHQHATVGVRPEAITLSQQGEPSQRCIINKVAYMGPQYEVLVDWHGQSLLLQVNATQLQPAPGDSYYLQIHPYGMFVLADTPE, encoded by the coding sequence ATGTCTAATACCGATACCGCTTTTGATAAAAAACATTTTGTCGAACTCAAGCACGTCACCAAACGTTTTGGCAGCAATACCGTGATTGACGACTTAAATCTGGCTATCCCGAAAGGCGAGATGGTCACCCTGCTCGGGCCATCCGGTTGCGGCAAAACCACGGTTCTGCGGCTGGTCGCTGGGCTAGAGAAACCCTCTGGCGGTCAGATTTTTATCGACGGTGAAGATGTCACCGACAGATCTATCCAGCAGCGGGATATCTGCATGGTGTTTCAGTCCTACGCCCTATTCCCCCATATGTCACTGGGGGAGAACATTGGCTATGGCCTGAAAATGCTCGGGCGACCGAAAGATGAAATTCGTGAGCGGGTGCAGGAAGCATTGGCGTTGGTGGATTTAGAGGGCTTTGCTGACCGTTTTGTCGACCAGATCTCTGGAGGGCAACAACAGCGGGTGGCACTGGCGCGGGCGTTGATCCTCAAGCCCAAAGTGCTGCTGTTTGACGAACCACTGAGTAATCTGGATGCCAACTTGCGCCGCAGTATGCGCGATAAAATCCGCGAATTGCAGCAACAGTTTAATATCACCTCGCTATATGTCACCCATGACCAAAGTGAAGCTTTTGCCGTCTCTGATACTGTTTTGGTGATGAATAAAGGCAAAATCATGCAAATTGGCGCGCCACAAACACTGTACCGCCAGCCAGCTTCCCACTTTATGGCCAGTTTTATGGGGGATGCCAACGTCTTTCCGGCGCGAATCAACAGTGACAGTGTTGAGATATTGGGTTACCACATCCCGCGCCCGCTAGGATTTGCCGCCGAACACCAGCACGCCACAGTGGGCGTGCGGCCAGAGGCCATCACCCTAAGTCAGCAGGGCGAACCGAGCCAGCGATGCATCATCAATAAAGTGGCCTATATGGGGCCGCAATATGAAGTTCTGGTGGATTGGCATGGGCAATCATTGCTGCTACAAGTGAACGCCACACAACTGCAACCGGCCCCTGGCGACAGCTATTATCTGCAAATCCACCCGTATGGCATGTTTGTGCTGGCGGATACCCCCGAATAA
- a CDS encoding ABC transporter substrate-binding protein, translating to MKLAPLTVLVAAGLALSAFATVAKAEGRLVIYCSATNAMCEEEAKAFGEKYDVKTSFIRNGSGSTLAKVDAEKKNPQADVWYGGTLDPQSQAGEMDLLYPYQSPNLSQIMPQFRDPAKRKGNYSSAVYIGILGIGVNTDRLKEKGLPEPKCWKDLTNPAYKGEIQIADPQSSGTAYTALATFSQLWGEEAAFDYLKKLNANVSQYTKSGIAPARNAARGETTIGIGFLHDYSLEKEKGAPLKLISPCEGSGYEIGGVSILKGARNLDNAKLFVDWVLSKEAQELAWQKGQSYQILTNTTAATSPNSLKLDDLKLIDYDMDTYGATEMRKKLITKWVNDVKMGQ from the coding sequence ATGAAACTTGCACCACTCACTGTACTCGTTGCTGCGGGCCTCGCACTGAGCGCTTTTGCTACCGTCGCCAAGGCCGAAGGTCGGTTGGTTATCTATTGCAGCGCCACCAATGCCATGTGTGAAGAAGAAGCCAAAGCGTTTGGCGAAAAATATGATGTCAAAACCAGTTTTATCCGTAATGGCTCTGGCAGCACACTGGCCAAGGTGGATGCCGAGAAAAAGAACCCGCAGGCGGATGTCTGGTATGGCGGTACACTGGACCCACAATCCCAGGCCGGTGAAATGGATCTGCTCTACCCTTACCAGTCCCCTAATCTGTCTCAGATCATGCCGCAATTCCGTGACCCGGCAAAACGCAAAGGCAACTACTCCTCGGCGGTCTACATTGGCATTCTGGGCATAGGCGTGAATACCGACCGCCTGAAAGAGAAAGGGCTGCCAGAGCCAAAATGTTGGAAAGACCTGACCAATCCGGCCTACAAAGGTGAAATCCAGATTGCCGATCCACAAAGCTCCGGCACCGCCTACACCGCGTTGGCCACCTTCTCGCAGCTGTGGGGCGAAGAGGCGGCCTTCGATTATCTGAAAAAACTGAATGCCAACGTGTCGCAATATACCAAGTCGGGTATTGCTCCGGCCCGTAACGCCGCCCGTGGTGAAACCACTATCGGCATTGGTTTCCTGCACGACTATTCGCTGGAAAAAGAGAAAGGCGCACCGCTGAAACTGATCTCGCCATGTGAGGGTTCCGGCTATGAGATCGGCGGCGTCAGCATTCTAAAAGGCGCGCGTAATCTGGATAACGCGAAGTTATTCGTTGATTGGGTGCTGTCAAAAGAGGCACAAGAGTTGGCGTGGCAGAAGGGCCAGTCCTACCAGATTCTGACCAATACCACCGCCGCGACCTCACCTAACTCACTCAAACTCGATGATCTAAAGCTGATTGACTACGACATGGACACCTATGGTGCGACCGAGATGCGCAAGAAGCTGATCACCAAGTGGGTTAATGACGTCAAGATGGGGCAATAG
- the uhpC gene encoding MFS transporter family glucose-6-phosphate receptor UhpC has translation MAASFLSAKSLPPEPLTPEQVNARYRYWRPRLMAAMVMGYAAFYLTRKSVNYAMPVMQLELGLDKGDIGLLGTLFYLAYGGSKFVSGIVSDRTQARWIMGIGLMMTGVLNVVFTLCHTLPALLVVWTLNGFFQGWGWPPCAKLLSTWYSRNERGTWWGCWNTSISIGGAAVPLLSAFLASQYGWQAALLVPGAIGIVLGIWLCWQLCDKPQQQGLPTIGQWRRDPQDQWQEQQSPPMPMGQIFRDAILRNRTIWLLGVSYVLVYLIRIALNDWGNIWLAESHGVNLLSANATLSLFELGGLCGALFAGWGSDLLFRGQRAPMILLFALGLFLTMTALWLAPVHNYPLLSVTFFSIGFFVFGPQMLIGLAATEYTHKDAAGTVTGFLGLFAYLGAALAGWPLAQVLQHYGWPGFFALLTLASACVGLLLMPLLMTGINRLGFEPTGKRVVPTDKE, from the coding sequence ATGGCTGCATCATTTTTGTCGGCGAAGAGTTTACCCCCTGAACCTTTGACGCCGGAACAGGTGAATGCGCGTTACCGCTACTGGCGACCGCGCCTGATGGCCGCCATGGTGATGGGTTACGCCGCCTTTTATCTGACACGCAAAAGTGTCAACTACGCCATGCCGGTGATGCAGTTGGAATTGGGGCTGGATAAAGGGGATATCGGCTTGCTGGGCACACTGTTTTATCTGGCTTACGGCGGCTCTAAATTTGTCTCGGGGATCGTCAGTGACCGCACGCAAGCCCGCTGGATTATGGGTATCGGCTTGATGATGACCGGGGTGCTAAATGTGGTGTTTACCCTGTGCCACACCCTGCCCGCCCTCTTGGTGGTCTGGACATTAAATGGTTTCTTTCAGGGGTGGGGCTGGCCACCGTGTGCCAAATTGCTGAGCACTTGGTATTCACGCAATGAACGTGGCACCTGGTGGGGCTGCTGGAATACCTCCATCAGCATTGGCGGTGCGGCGGTGCCGCTGCTCTCGGCGTTTCTGGCCTCGCAATATGGTTGGCAGGCCGCGCTACTGGTGCCGGGCGCAATCGGTATCGTATTAGGTATTTGGCTGTGCTGGCAATTGTGCGATAAGCCGCAGCAGCAAGGTTTGCCGACTATCGGCCAATGGCGGCGCGACCCGCAGGATCAGTGGCAGGAGCAGCAAAGCCCGCCGATGCCGATGGGGCAAATTTTTCGCGATGCGATTTTGCGCAACCGCACTATCTGGTTGCTCGGCGTCTCTTATGTGCTGGTCTATCTGATCCGCATCGCCCTCAACGACTGGGGCAATATCTGGCTGGCAGAGAGCCATGGGGTGAATTTGCTCAGTGCCAACGCCACCTTGTCGCTGTTTGAGTTGGGGGGATTATGTGGCGCACTGTTTGCCGGTTGGGGGTCGGATCTGCTGTTTCGCGGGCAGCGGGCGCCGATGATTTTGTTATTCGCACTCGGGCTGTTTCTGACCATGACCGCGCTGTGGCTAGCTCCGGTGCATAACTATCCACTGCTGTCAGTGACCTTTTTCAGTATCGGTTTTTTTGTCTTTGGGCCACAAATGCTAATTGGTCTGGCAGCAACGGAGTACACCCATAAAGACGCCGCAGGGACGGTCACCGGATTTCTCGGTTTGTTTGCCTACCTCGGTGCTGCACTAGCCGGATGGCCACTGGCGCAGGTGCTGCAACATTATGGCTGGCCCGGATTTTTCGCCTTGCTAACACTAGCATCGGCCTGTGTCGGTTTGTTATTGATGCCGCTGTTGATGACCGGCATCAATCGATTAGGGTTTGAACCGACGGGAAAGCGCGTTGTCCCGACGGATAAAGAGTAA
- a CDS encoding MASE1 domain-containing sensor histidine kinase, translating to MWQLRSMGLSLFLVIFFSLSWLALWTISFYLSDDGLHAILLLPQGLRLALMILLPRRYWPVLLLAECSGMWWLYSEQLQTSALLLLSPLLSLLPAWLTQRFWHHYTLYWQRLLLLLTAVAGNSLLHGAVLSLWRPLPVTQALLATFTGGILLVPFTYLIYEYLKQQHIRNLFSQQIPDPPLRTSLLIWCSLIFAILVCVQVAIAPNMERLLLIFVFLPNVFMAYKFGWQGGVLAAVLGSLMITVTRQASGAFHDLAELELFLSTQALLGLTLGIAISRQQQLAQRLHRYRNQLEQELQTRRKLMARLVHTEEDVRKEIARELHDEIGQNITAIQIQAMLVNRSAPTPAAQSAANQISNLSQRIHQTTRQLLRQLRPPVLDEMPLDEALRHLAEEFAFAEQGIDFQLDYALPPTPGEDAVVFTLYRLVQELLNNINKHANARNIQVSLRLTDNIITLDVRDDGMGISVQPQGGGLGLRGIEERVRALGGDWLLLRRLGTRVVVNLPTQVRTSDSVSLPTEPDQKPS from the coding sequence ATGTGGCAACTGCGGTCAATGGGGCTATCACTGTTTTTGGTCATCTTCTTCTCATTGAGTTGGCTGGCCTTATGGACCATCAGTTTTTATCTGAGCGATGATGGCTTACACGCCATTTTATTGCTGCCGCAAGGGCTGCGATTGGCGCTGATGATTCTGCTGCCACGGCGCTATTGGCCGGTGCTACTGCTGGCGGAGTGCAGCGGCATGTGGTGGCTATACAGTGAACAACTGCAGACCTCCGCGCTTCTCCTGCTGTCGCCGCTCCTCAGTTTACTGCCCGCCTGGCTGACCCAACGGTTCTGGCATCACTACACCCTGTATTGGCAACGGCTGCTGTTGCTGCTAACCGCTGTGGCGGGGAACAGCCTGCTGCATGGCGCGGTATTGAGTTTATGGCGGCCCTTACCTGTCACTCAGGCGCTACTCGCCACCTTTACCGGCGGTATTCTGCTGGTGCCGTTCACCTACCTGATCTATGAATACTTAAAACAGCAGCATATTCGCAATCTATTCTCCCAGCAGATCCCTGATCCGCCGTTGCGCACCTCACTGCTGATTTGGTGCTCACTGATCTTTGCCATTTTGGTTTGCGTGCAGGTGGCGATTGCTCCCAATATGGAGCGCCTGTTGCTGATTTTCGTCTTTCTGCCCAATGTGTTTATGGCGTACAAATTTGGCTGGCAAGGTGGGGTATTGGCGGCGGTATTAGGTAGCCTGATGATCACTGTCACTCGGCAAGCCAGCGGCGCATTTCATGATTTAGCCGAACTGGAACTTTTCCTCTCGACCCAAGCACTATTGGGGCTGACTCTGGGGATCGCCATTAGCCGCCAGCAGCAACTGGCGCAGCGCCTACACCGCTATCGCAATCAGTTGGAGCAAGAGCTGCAAACCCGCCGCAAGCTGATGGCGCGCTTGGTGCATACCGAAGAGGATGTGCGCAAAGAGATTGCCCGTGAGCTACATGATGAGATTGGTCAGAACATCACCGCCATCCAAATTCAGGCGATGCTGGTTAATCGCAGTGCGCCTACACCGGCGGCGCAATCTGCGGCCAATCAGATCAGCAACTTATCGCAGCGAATCCATCAAACCACCCGCCAGCTACTACGCCAATTGCGCCCGCCGGTGCTAGATGAGATGCCGCTGGATGAAGCGCTACGTCATCTGGCGGAAGAGTTTGCCTTTGCCGAGCAAGGGATCGATTTCCAGCTCGACTATGCCCTGCCGCCAACCCCCGGTGAAGATGCGGTGGTGTTTACCCTGTACCGGCTGGTGCAGGAGTTGCTCAATAACATTAATAAGCATGCCAACGCGCGCAATATTCAGGTTAGCCTGCGCCTCACCGACAACATCATCACGCTGGATGTGCGCGATGATGGCATGGGCATTTCGGTGCAACCGCAAGGCGGAGGGCTGGGGTTGCGCGGTATTGAGGAGCGGGTGCGCGCATTGGGCGGTGACTGGTTACTGCTACGCCGTTTAGGGACGCGGGTGGTGGTGAACCTACCCACGCAGGTCCGCACCAGCGATTCTGTGAGCCTGCCCACAGAACCAGATCAAAAACCGTCATAA